DNA from Candidatus Stoquefichus sp. SB1:
TAAAGTCAGTGATGCCAAAGATATTCAAAGAATTTATGCACCCTATGTAAAGAATACAAATATTACTTTTGAATATGTGATTCCTTCAGTTGAAGAGATGGCAAAACGAATCAAAAAAACACTTGAGAATTATCCTTACTTAGTAGCAGAAATGGATGGACGTATTGTTGGGTATGCTTATGCATCATTATATCGTGAACGACATGCTTATCTATGGGATAGTGAATTGTCTATTTATTTAGATGAAGATTATCACGGGAAATCTATCGCAAAAGCATTATATGAAAAATTATTCAATATTTTACAAGCTATGCATATTCAAAATGTTTATGCTTGTATTACTTATCCAAATGAAAAGAGTGAAAAATTTCATCAGAAATTTGGATTTGAATTGATTGGATGTTTTCATCAGGTAGGTTATAAATTTGAAAAATGGCATGATGTGATTTGGATGGAAAAATCAATTGGTGATAAGAATGATGTTCAGGAAGTTATTCCATTTTCATTGCTTTCATCAACATATTTTGAATTGATATAAGAAAACAGTATGTTCAAGTGATAGAGAATATGGTATGATAGAAACTAGAGGTGAGAAAGTGGATACATTAATTAT
Protein-coding regions in this window:
- a CDS encoding GNAT family N-acetyltransferase, with the translated sequence MNIRVAKVSDAKDIQRIYAPYVKNTNITFEYVIPSVEEMAKRIKKTLENYPYLVAEMDGRIVGYAYASLYRERHAYLWDSELSIYLDEDYHGKSIAKALYEKLFNILQAMHIQNVYACITYPNEKSEKFHQKFGFELIGCFHQVGYKFEKWHDVIWMEKSIGDKNDVQEVIPFSLLSSTYFELI